One region of Macrobrachium rosenbergii isolate ZJJX-2024 chromosome 20, ASM4041242v1, whole genome shotgun sequence genomic DNA includes:
- the LOC136849263 gene encoding cytochrome P450 9e2-like, which yields MILVTVSLLVILVATFWLYNKHKFSYWAKRGVLSPPTTPFFGHLTEIMSTKRGRWVYDNEIYRDYNKNGLIGTYIFYSPILYVCDPEMIKNIFIKDFDHFTDRRVFKSPCERDKRINDVLSNINGEKWKMLRSIMSPTFTSGKMKNMFHLVCDKADALVAFCLAEASKKSSVDMKFNSGRYTMDTIASCAFGLDCNSFVDEDPEFPKMVQPFFDFGMRRVVIFILFAIVPKLCKILGMRSTPKEADFFISVCEETIASRRKGMKRGDFLDLLLEAQADESLTDPSKKQVLDDDSIIAQSILFIIAGYDTTATTLAFAAYQLAKNPEAQHRLRQELQDVVEQYGGITYQGIMESKYLEGVILETLRIYPPAAILERQCTKEYIIPGTNVTVGKGQHIQVPIWPIHHDEKFWPEPEAFRPERFLPENKKNLTNYTHIPFGLGPRNCIAMRFAQMEAKVGIAKLVLAADLKLPPGKEEVVLSTGAGLLKPEKELFLLLEPLNEE from the exons ATGATTTTGGTAACGGTGTCGCTGTTGGTAATTTTAGTGGCCACTTTTTGGCTGTATAACAAGCACAAATTCAGCTACTGGGCCAAACGTGGGGTGTTATCACCACCCACTACACCATTTTTTGGCCACTTGACAGAAATTATGTCCACCAAGCGAGGCAGATGGGTTTATGATAATGAA ATCTATCGGGATTATAACAAGAACGGTCTGATTGGGACGTATATTTTCTACTCCCCCATTCTTTATGTGTGTGATCcagagatgataaaaaatatcttcATTAAAGATTTCGACCATTTCACAGACCGCAGGGTATTTAAGTCACCCTGTGAGAGAGATAAGCGTATAAATGACGTATTGTCCAatataaatggagaaaaatggaaaatgctgCGATCCATTATGTCTCCAACATTCAcatctggaaaaatgaaaaacatgtttCATCTCGTTTGTGACAAAGCCGATGCCCTTGTGGCATTCTGTCTAGCAGAAGCTTCCAAGAAATCTTCAGTAGACATGAAATTTAATTCTGGAAGATACACAATGGACACCATTGCTTCATGTGCGTTTGGCTTGGATTGCAATTCGTTTGTAGATGAAGACCCTGAATTCCCAAAAATGGTACAACCATTTTTTGATTTTGGAATGAGAAGAGTGGTGATATTTATCCTATTTGCAATAGTCCCAAAACTCTGCAAAATTCTGGGAATGCGTTCAACCCCGAAGGAGGCAGACTTCTTTATAAGTGTTTGTGAAGAAACTatagcttctagaaggaaaggtATGAAAAGAGGAGACTTTCTAGACCTCCTCTTAGAAGCTCAGGCCGATGAAAGCTTAACTGACCCATCTAAAAAGCAAG TTCTTGATGATGATTCCATCATAGCACAAAGCATTCTGTTCATCATTGCTGGTTATGACACCACGGCAACCACTCTGGCTTTTGCTGCCTATCAGTTGGCGAAAAACCCGGAAGCTCAACACCGCCTTCGCCAAGAACTACAAGACGTAGTTGAACAATATGGTGGAATCACTTACCAAGGAATTATGGAATCCAAATACCTCGAAGGCGTTATATTAG AAACTCTGAGAATCTACCCACCTGCTGCAATTCTAGAAAGACAATGCACCAAGGAATATAT CATTCCAGGAACTAATGTTACAGTGGGCAAAGGTCAGCACATTCAAGTGCCAATCTGGCCTATTCATCACGACGAGAAATTCTGGCCAGAACCAGAGGCTTTCAGACCAGAACGTTTCCTaccagaaaacaagaaaaacttgacaaattacacacacatacctttTGGACTGGGACCAAGGAATTGTATTG cAATGCGTTTTGCCCAGATGGAAGCAAAAGTGGGCATAGCCAAGTTGGTACTGGCAGCGGACTTGAAGTTGCCTCCTGGCAAAGAAGAAGTCGTTTTGTCAACTGGAGCTGGTCTCCTGAAACCTGAGAAAGAACTTTTCCTTCTTCTTGAACCTTTAAATGAAGAGTAA